Genomic segment of Deltaproteobacteria bacterium:
GCGGGATGCAAGAACGACGACGGCAACGGCGGCGGGGGCGGTTCGGCTTCGGATGATGATGACGACTCGGGCTTCGACGCGACGTCGATCGAGTTTACGCCGGCTTCCGGCGGCGGCGCGGCGGGCGACGTGTGGCTCGAACTTATCGAGGTCGATCTCGACACGAACACGGTGCAACTCGCGGTCAAGGCGCGCGGCATCGCGACGATCTTCGGGCTCGCCGGCGAGTTGATGTACGACGCGGGGGTCGTCTCGCTCCAAAGCGGCGAAGCCTCGGCGGCGATGAGCGCCGGCGGCGCGTCCGTGCTGGCGGGGGCGGCGGATCGCGGCGCGGGCGGCGCATTCGGATTTGCCCGCGAGCGAGCGCAAAGCGGCACCGTCTCCGCGAACGACGCCACGCAGATCGGCACGCTCACCTTCCGCGCGACCGGCGCGGGCGAGACCGAAATCGCGTTCAACGACGAGCGCAGCCACGTCCTCGACGATGGGCTGGAAACGGTCGAGGTGACGCGCTGGCTCGGCGGGACGGTGGTCGTCGAGTGACGCGGCGTATTCGGCTCGCCGTTCTGATTGCCGTCGCGGGAATTCTCGCTGCGTCCAACGCCCTCGCCGCGAAGGTCGTCTTCGAAGAACTGCTCGGCGTGGGCGAGGACGGATTCTCCGTCGGCTGGCAGACCGACGAACCCGCGCCGACACGCCTCGCCTTCGGTCCGCTGGAGTTTGCCCCCGACGACGCGATCGAAATCCCCGGCGAGCGCACACACCATCTGGTTGAGGTCACGGGTCTCGATCCGGATACAGTTTATTTTTACGCGATCGATGGCGCGGACCCGGTGAATTACGACGTCGCGATGTGGTCGCCGGGCTGGGCGCGCACGCTGCGTACGCCGCCGGGTGAATTCCTCTTCTCCTTCGCCACGGTCAACGACACGCATGTCGGCGAGGACGTCGCGGGACTCATCCGCGTCGGATCGCTCACGCTCACACCGGGCTTCACGTGGGACGATCCCGACAATCCTTATTGGCTCTTCACGAATCGCTCGGCGGTTGAGGGCATCAACGCCACCGACGCCGCGTTCGTGATCCACAAGGGAGACGTGACCGCCGACGCCGACGATTGGCAATACGAAAACACACTGAACATCTTCGGCGAACTCGCGACGCCGATCTATTTCGCGCGCGGCAATCACGACCGCATCCAGCACGGCGAGGATTACTTCAAGCTGATCCTCGGGATCACCGAGACCGATTTCTGGTTCGACGAATCGGGCGTGCGTCTCGTGATTGTGGACACCAACGACGCAAACGGCAGCGGCGACGTGCGTGACGACCAGATCGACTGGTTGCGCGACGTGCTCGACGACGCCGAGGCCAAGGGCCTGCGTGTGATGATCTTCGCGCACCACACCTTCGCGACCGACACGCCGATTTACAGCGTCAACACGTCCGACGCGTTCGCGCTCACCGAGCTGCTCGGCGGTTACGACAACATCGCGGGGATGTTCGCGGGCCACAGCCACCGCGCGTCGGTGCATTTCGCGACAGCGACCGGCGATCTACCCTACGCCGAAACGCCCGCGACGAAGGAGTACCCGATGGGGTACTGCGTGATCCGCGTGTATGAGGGCGGCTACACGCAGACCTTCCACCGCTCGGCCTGCGACGAGTGTCTCGTGTGGAGCGCGATGACGCAGGACCAATATTTCGGCTTCGCGCCGTTTCTGCAATTCGGCGACACGGCCGACCGCAGCTTCCGCTACGTCTATCCCGACTGGCGCGACGAGGACGCCGCGGACGACGACACGTCCGACGATGACGTGGCTGACGACGACGTGACAGGAGACGACGACACGTCCACCGACATCCCGGCCTACGGCGACGACGATGATGACGACGACGACGGGTGTGGGTGCTGAGAACGACTTGAGGCCTGGGACTTGAGGCTTGGGGCTCTCAAGCGGGAAATTCGAGTGCCGCTTTGAGGCCCCCTCGTTCACGAGCCGCCGGAACGCGGAATCAGGCTTGGGGTTTTCGTTTGTTTCTAGATTCGTAATTATTCTTACGCTTTATTGCCACTTGTGGTACCATGAAAATTAGAGATGTTTGGACTGGAGGGTTCAATGTCCGCGACAAGTATTTCGACGTTTCCTTTCAACGCGAATCAGAAGTTCGAGCCTCAGCGCAACTCCCATCCCAAGCGAGGCCAACCTCGAGGATGCATCATCTCGACCGGCATCGCCCTCGCCATCTTCGCCGTCTGTCTCGGCTGGGCAGCGCCTGCAATTGCGGAACTCGTGTACGAAAGCGAAGTCGATACCGGCTGCCTGCGGGGCTCCGTTCAGATCGGAGGCGATGGCCAACTCTATCTCCTGTGCAGGGACTTTGAAGTTCGGCGATATTCCCAGGATTTATCGATATCCGCGACTTTCGTACCCGATTCGGCAGTTGACGACGAGCATGCTCTGGCGTGCCAAGCCGAGAGCCTCGCGGTACGCGCAGACGGTTACATGGCGGTCAGCGGGTACCTGTGCGAACGTTATGATGAGTACATGGAAGAAGCTCCGATGGAGTGCGCCGAAAACATTCCCTATGCGGCGGTCATCGATCCGAGTGGAACGACCGTGCTGGAATACTTCCCTCAGACGACTTCGGAAGTCGCCAGTAACGCGGACCTCTACTCGGTTTCGTGGCAAGGGGATGACCTGTTGGCGGTGGGAGACGTGTGCCTCAACGGCAATTGGGACGAATGCACCGAACGACGATACTTCGCCGTACGCCTGACGACCGCCGGACAGGAAGTTTGGAACCTCAATCTTCCACGGGAGGACGCCAGCGTGGAGAGGCCGCTCATCTGGGGCGCACCGGACGATCGGACGGCGATTTACTATCGCGTTCGGAACGCCGAGGTGGACGGACGTCTGATCGGAGTGGGGAACGCTGGGGACATCGAGTGGACGCACTCTTGGCCGCATAGTTTTCCGGAGTCGATTGGTCTGATGCCGGACGGACTATGGATCGCGGCGGGGGACCGTCTGCGAGGGATTGATCCTGTGGACGGCGACGTGCTCTGGGAGTGGGAAGCGGGGCCAGAGTTCGAGATCGCCCCGGACGGGTCTTTTTACACGGTCGATTATGCGTCCGCGCAATTCGATCTGACGCGGCGCGACGTCGCGGGAACCCCGATCTGGCAATCCGCGATCACGGATTCGGAGTCCCGGTTGGCGATTCCGCCCTGTCGGGGGGTCGTCTATTTCGAGGAAGGGGAACCGGAAGCATCCGTGACGACGCATCTGGTGAACGATCTCGGCGAACTCGTCGATTCTGAGTCGTACGAGGAACCGACCGAGTGGCCCGATGAAAAGGGGTACATCGCCACATCGATGGTAGCCGGCGAAAATGGGAGTGTTTTCCTCGCCGCGACGTTCACATTGGACGACACGGCGTACACTCCCGTCGCCCATTTCTACAAGACCTATCTGATTCGCTATCGGCTGACCGACGATCCCGACGCGTCGTGTTCCGGCCCGCCGCCTGACGACGACGCGGACGACGATGTCGATGATGACGTCGCCGATGACGATGCGGCTGACGATGACGCGACCGACGACGACATCGGAAACCTTGCGAACGACGACGTCTCGGTATCGGACGAAGACGACGACGGGTGCGGGTGGTGAGCCGGGCGGCTTACGCCTTCGTCTCGCCGAACAGGCGGCCCGCGCCGATCATCGTCTCCGCGGCCCAGTTGACGAAGCCCGGGAACCATCGCTGCAGGTAGAGCCCCGTTTGGCAGGCGGCGTTGAGCAGCGGATAGCGCCGCCCGCCGTTGGCCGCGTAGCGCTCGAACTCGGCGTCCGATCCGTCGCCGTTTGCGTCCATTAACTGCACGTCGGCCCGCCGGCAGCTTCCGTCCCACTTCAGGCATCGGGTCGCGTACGCGCCCCGGCGAGCGCAGCACCGCGTGGCGCGAAAACGCCACCGACTGCGCGTCGCGCGAGCCGTCGCACGCATCGCAATTGAAGATGCACCCGCGAAACGCCATCGAGTAAGGATGCGCGCCGACACCCGACTCGTGTCCGCGGCAAGCCTTGTGATACGATTGCGCCATGAAATCCGCACACATGCTGGTTGTGTTTGCCCTCGCCGCCTCGCTGTTCGGCTGCGCGGGCGACGATGATGATTCCTCGAAAGACGACGCGGCGGTCGACGATGACATGGCCGATGACGACATGGACGACGATGTCGCGGACGACGATGGCGACGACGACACGTTCCCGCCGTTGCCGGACGACGACGCCGACTGCGCCGACGGCGAGCGCGCGTGTTCGGACGACGCGCTGGAGCTTCGCGTGTGCGAGGGCGGCGCGTGGACGATCACGGCGTGTATGCGGGACCAGGGCAAGCTCTGCGAAGACGGCGCGTGCGTGGACCCGTGGCGCTACGGCTCGCCCGCGTACGACGCCTGCGCCGACGATCCCCACGCGACGGCGATGACGCTCGCGGAAAAAGCGGCGAAGTACGACGAGCTGGCGCCGCGCCTGCACATCCACCCCGACGACAAGCGCGTCCACAACGTCACGCTCTTTGCGCCGCACACCGAGGAGGACGGCACGTGGGAAGACGTGATCGACTGGCATACGGGTGAGAACGACGGCCTGTGGACGGGGCTCTACATCGCGTCGCAGGCGTTCCGCTACGCGGAGACCGGCGATGCCGACGCGCTCGCGAACCTCGACGTGATGATGGACGGCATGGAGATCGGCATGGCCATCACCGGCGTTCCGGGAATCTTTACCCGCGAGTATATCCCGCCCGATATCGTGGGGATGTCGTGCCCCGCGAATCCCTCGCAGTACGTCCCCGACGAGGAAAAAGACGACAACAGGTGGGTGAAGGTCGACACCGACGGCACCATCCTGATCTACGATGCGGGCGCGGCCGACTGGGTGCGCACCGCGCACGTCGTGCCCGAGGAATTCGCGGGTTGGTGCTGGCTCGACAACGTATCGCAGGACGAATACGCGGGGCACATGCTGGCGCTCGCGGCGATCCTCAAGCTCGTGGACGACGCGGACATTCACGCGCGGGCGACGGAGCTCGCGCGCAAGGTCGCCGTCCACCTGATGACCAACGATATGGCGTTCGTGGACTGGGACGGCCGCGTGGTCGAACACGGAAGCCTGTGGCCGCTATCGTTGTTGGATTTCCCCGCCTTCAATGCCGTTCTCGGGCTTTCTTACATCCTCATCGGCGCGGACGCGACGGACGACCCGGACCTCGAGGACTATTACGAGAACTGCCTCCTCCAGCGCGACGGGCCGCACGACTGCCTGGACCGATACCTCACGCCTCCGTCGTCGTTCGCCGACTGGCTGTGGTTCACGGGGCTGTATTTCGGCAGCCGCGACGCCTGCAAGTCGAACTGGAACAACTTCGCGATGATGTGGCTGGGGATGTTCCAATTCATCTGGTACGAACACGACCCGGCGCTGCGCGCGACGGCGCAGGACATCTATGAAAACAAGATGTTCTACTTCCCCGGCAACGACCGGCAGATGGCGAACCAGCAGAACGCCGGATGGTCGATTCTCTACGCCGGGATGAAAGCCATGGGGCCGGGGACGACCGGCGCGGACACGGACGCCGTGCGCGATGCAATGTGCGGCCTGCGTCAGTTCCCCGAGTCGAAGACGTCGCCCGAAATCCACGTGGGCGAGGCCGACTACCCAACCGACTGGGATTGCCAGAGTCGCTTCCCCTCCGAGTATCTGACGTTCGATCCCGTGCCGGTCTACCAGCGCTGCCCGCGCACGTTCCTGTGGTGGGCCAATCCCTACGAGCATCAGAACTGCGATGCGAATCCGCAGCTCGTATTCCAGCCCGCGGACTATCTGCTGCCCTACTGGGCCGCGCGGTATTTCGGATTTGTCGGCGAGGACGACTAGTGACGCGCGCCGCGCGTCGCCCGACCGCCTCGAAACGCGAGCCGCGCGTTGCGGACGTGTTCGGACTCGCGTTGGCGTTCGCCGGTCCCGCCGTTTTCGCGCTCGGCTTCGTGTGGATGCTCGCCGCCGTGCGCGCGTGTTCGGCTCCCGCGCCCGCGATCGTGACGTACCCGGACGACTTCGGGGTGCGTCGAATCATGATCGACGCGGGACACGGCGGCGAAAACGAGGGCACGCGAACGTGGTGGGGGAAGCGCGAGAAGGACCGCAACCTGGATTTCGCGCTCGGCCTCGCCGAGCATCTGCGCGCGGGCGGGCACTGGGAAGCGCTGGTCACGCGCGAGACCGACGTCGATCTGCCGAACTCGCAGCGGCCCGAGATCGCAAACGCGGCGGGCGTGGATCTCTACGTCAGTCTTCACGGCAACGGCGCGGTCGACGTACGCACGGGCTTCGGCGTGATCTGGTATCTTGCGCAAAACGACCCGCGCAGCACCTTGCTGGCCGACACCCTCGCCGG
This window contains:
- a CDS encoding N-acetylmuramoyl-L-alanine amidase encodes the protein MTRAARRPTASKREPRVADVFGLALAFAGPAVFALGFVWMLAAVRACSAPAPAIVTYPDDFGVRRIMIDAGHGGENEGTRTWWGKREKDRNLDFALGLAEHLRAGGHWEALVTRETDVDLPNSQRPEIANAAGVDLYVSLHGNGAVDVRTGFGVIWYLAQNDPRSTLLADTLAGALFDGGFRRDFSMGPRFTEPRGPEAPEEFTYQRTHESLPVYVRERTDHRMIWPATMPAVLIETHYMTNPVEAWQFSFDRTRARLFAAIERGLVDAIAAGVLEPLPKPATKK
- a CDS encoding metallophosphoesterase; translated protein: MTRRIRLAVLIAVAGILAASNALAAKVVFEELLGVGEDGFSVGWQTDEPAPTRLAFGPLEFAPDDAIEIPGERTHHLVEVTGLDPDTVYFYAIDGADPVNYDVAMWSPGWARTLRTPPGEFLFSFATVNDTHVGEDVAGLIRVGSLTLTPGFTWDDPDNPYWLFTNRSAVEGINATDAAFVIHKGDVTADADDWQYENTLNIFGELATPIYFARGNHDRIQHGEDYFKLILGITETDFWFDESGVRLVIVDTNDANGSGDVRDDQIDWLRDVLDDAEAKGLRVMIFAHHTFATDTPIYSVNTSDAFALTELLGGYDNIAGMFAGHSHRASVHFATATGDLPYAETPATKEYPMGYCVIRVYEGGYTQTFHRSACDECLVWSAMTQDQYFGFAPFLQFGDTADRSFRYVYPDWRDEDAADDDTSDDDVADDDVTGDDDTSTDIPAYGDDDDDDDDGCGC